In a single window of the Coregonus clupeaformis isolate EN_2021a chromosome 10, ASM2061545v1, whole genome shotgun sequence genome:
- the LOC121575138 gene encoding negative elongation factor D isoform X2, with protein sequence MDEEYYERNIGDWDGPDGNDDYVEGENDGKVQEDCLQKFSSRDYIMEPAVFNTLKTYFQAGGSPEHVIQLLSENYSAVAQTVNLLAEWLIQMGVEPAQVQERVENHLKSLLIKHFDPQKADSIFTVEGETPAWLEQMIAHTTWRDLFYKLAEAHPDCLMLNFTVKLISDAGYQGEITSVSTACQQLEVFSRVLRTSLATLLDGGEDNLEKNLPEFAKMVCHGEHTYLFAQAMMSIMSQEEQGGSAMRRIGQEVQKSAHQRGHDASQITLALGTAAAYPRACQALGAMLSKGALNPADITVLFKMFSSMDPPPVELIRVPAFLDLFMQSLFKPGSKINQDHKHKYIHILAYAASVVETWKKNKRVNINKDELKSTSKAIETVHNLCCNENKGATELVAELSTLYQCIRFPVVAMGVLKWVDWTVSEPRYFQLQTDHTPVHLALLDEISTCHQLLHPQVLQLLIKLFETEHSQLDVMEQMELKKTLLDRMVHLLSRGYVLPVVGYIRKCLEKLNTDISLIRYFVTEVLDVIAPPYTSDFVQLFLPILENDSIAGTIRTEGEHDPVAEFIAHCKSNFIMMN encoded by the exons ATGGACGAGGAATATTACGAAAGGAATATTGGAGACTGGGATGGTCCGGATGGCAAT GACGACTATGTTGAAGGGGAGAACGATGGGAAAGTTCAGGAGGACTGCCTACAGAAGTTCTCCAGCAGAGATTACATCATGGAGCCTGCTGTCTTCAACACCCTCAAAAC ATATTTCCAGGCTGGTGGCTCCCCTGAACATGTCATCCAGCTCCTGTCAGAGAACTACTCAGCTGTGGCCCAGACTGTCAACCTGCTGGCAGAGTGGCTCATCCAGATGG GTGTAGAGCCAGCTCAGGTGCAGGAGCGGGTAGAGAATCACTTGAAGAGTCTCCTGATCAAGCACTTTGACCCCCAGAAGGCAGACTCCATTTTTACtgtggagggagag ACTCCTGCCTGGCTGGAACAGATGATCGCCCACACCACCTGGAGAGACCTTTTTTACAAGCTGGCCGAGGCCCACCCTGACTGTCTGATGCTCAACTTCACTGTCAAG ctcATCTCAGATGCAGGCTACCAGGGGGAGATCACCAGTGTGTCGACGGCTTGCCAGCAGCTGGAGGTGTTCTCCAGGGTCCTGAGGACCTCTCTGGCCACGCTgctggatggaggagaggataaCCTAGAGAAGAACCTGCCAGAATTCGCT AAGATGGTGTGTCACGGGGAGCACACATACCTGTTTGCCCAGGCCATGATGTCCATCATGTCTCAGGAGGAGCAGGGGGGGTCGGCCATGCGCAGGATCGGCCAGGAAGTACAGAAGTCTGCACATCAGAG GGGCCATGATGCCAGTCAGATCACCCTGGCATTGGGCACAGCAGCAGCCTACCCTCGAGCCTGCCAGGCCCTGGGCGCAATGCTGTCCAAAGGGGCACTCAACCCTGCCGACATCACTGTGCTCTTCAAGATGTTCAGCAGCATGGACCCACCTCCCGTAGAGCTG ATCCGAGTGCCTGCGTTCCTGGACCTGTTCATGCAGTCGCTGTTCAAGCCAGGCTCAAAGATCAACCAGGACCATAAACACAAATACATTCACATCCTGGCCTACGCTGCCAGTGTGGTTGAAACATGGAAAAAG AACAAGCGAGTGAACATCAACAAGGACGAGCTCAAGTCCACCTCCAAGGCTATTGAGACGGTCCATAACCTGTGTTGCAATGAGAATAAAGGAGCCACAGAACTGGTGGCTGAGCTCAGCACCCTGTACCAGTGCATCCG GTTCCCAGTTGTTGCCATGGGGGTACTGAAGTGGGTTGATTGGACGGTCTCTGAGCCCCGCTACTTCCAGCTCCAGACAGACCACACCCCTGTCCACCTAGCACTTTTGGACGAG ATCAGCACCTGTCACCAGCTCCTGCACCCACAGGTCCTCCAGCTACTGATCAAGCTATTTGAGACAGAACACTCCCAGCTCGATGTCatggagcag ATGGAGCTGAAGAAAACCCTGTTGGATCGTATGGTCCACCTGCTGAGTCGAGGCTACGTGCTGCCTGTGGTCGGATACATCCGCAAGTGCCTGGAGAAGCTCAACACGGACATCTCTCTCATCCGCTACTTTGTAACAGAG GTGTTGGATGTGATTGCCCCTCCGTACACGTCAGACTTTGTCCAGCTGTTCCTGCCCATCCTGGAGAATGACAGCATCGCTGGCACCATCCGCACAGAGGGAGAACACGATCCTGTTGCTGAATTCATAG ctcaCTGCAAATCCAACTTCATCATGATGAACTGA
- the LOC121575138 gene encoding negative elongation factor D isoform X1, with protein MDEEYYERNIGDWDGPDGNQDDYVEGENDGKVQEDCLQKFSSRDYIMEPAVFNTLKTYFQAGGSPEHVIQLLSENYSAVAQTVNLLAEWLIQMGVEPAQVQERVENHLKSLLIKHFDPQKADSIFTVEGETPAWLEQMIAHTTWRDLFYKLAEAHPDCLMLNFTVKLISDAGYQGEITSVSTACQQLEVFSRVLRTSLATLLDGGEDNLEKNLPEFAKMVCHGEHTYLFAQAMMSIMSQEEQGGSAMRRIGQEVQKSAHQRGHDASQITLALGTAAAYPRACQALGAMLSKGALNPADITVLFKMFSSMDPPPVELIRVPAFLDLFMQSLFKPGSKINQDHKHKYIHILAYAASVVETWKKNKRVNINKDELKSTSKAIETVHNLCCNENKGATELVAELSTLYQCIRFPVVAMGVLKWVDWTVSEPRYFQLQTDHTPVHLALLDEISTCHQLLHPQVLQLLIKLFETEHSQLDVMEQMELKKTLLDRMVHLLSRGYVLPVVGYIRKCLEKLNTDISLIRYFVTEVLDVIAPPYTSDFVQLFLPILENDSIAGTIRTEGEHDPVAEFIAHCKSNFIMMN; from the exons ATGGACGAGGAATATTACGAAAGGAATATTGGAGACTGGGATGGTCCGGATGGCAAT CAGGACGACTATGTTGAAGGGGAGAACGATGGGAAAGTTCAGGAGGACTGCCTACAGAAGTTCTCCAGCAGAGATTACATCATGGAGCCTGCTGTCTTCAACACCCTCAAAAC ATATTTCCAGGCTGGTGGCTCCCCTGAACATGTCATCCAGCTCCTGTCAGAGAACTACTCAGCTGTGGCCCAGACTGTCAACCTGCTGGCAGAGTGGCTCATCCAGATGG GTGTAGAGCCAGCTCAGGTGCAGGAGCGGGTAGAGAATCACTTGAAGAGTCTCCTGATCAAGCACTTTGACCCCCAGAAGGCAGACTCCATTTTTACtgtggagggagag ACTCCTGCCTGGCTGGAACAGATGATCGCCCACACCACCTGGAGAGACCTTTTTTACAAGCTGGCCGAGGCCCACCCTGACTGTCTGATGCTCAACTTCACTGTCAAG ctcATCTCAGATGCAGGCTACCAGGGGGAGATCACCAGTGTGTCGACGGCTTGCCAGCAGCTGGAGGTGTTCTCCAGGGTCCTGAGGACCTCTCTGGCCACGCTgctggatggaggagaggataaCCTAGAGAAGAACCTGCCAGAATTCGCT AAGATGGTGTGTCACGGGGAGCACACATACCTGTTTGCCCAGGCCATGATGTCCATCATGTCTCAGGAGGAGCAGGGGGGGTCGGCCATGCGCAGGATCGGCCAGGAAGTACAGAAGTCTGCACATCAGAG GGGCCATGATGCCAGTCAGATCACCCTGGCATTGGGCACAGCAGCAGCCTACCCTCGAGCCTGCCAGGCCCTGGGCGCAATGCTGTCCAAAGGGGCACTCAACCCTGCCGACATCACTGTGCTCTTCAAGATGTTCAGCAGCATGGACCCACCTCCCGTAGAGCTG ATCCGAGTGCCTGCGTTCCTGGACCTGTTCATGCAGTCGCTGTTCAAGCCAGGCTCAAAGATCAACCAGGACCATAAACACAAATACATTCACATCCTGGCCTACGCTGCCAGTGTGGTTGAAACATGGAAAAAG AACAAGCGAGTGAACATCAACAAGGACGAGCTCAAGTCCACCTCCAAGGCTATTGAGACGGTCCATAACCTGTGTTGCAATGAGAATAAAGGAGCCACAGAACTGGTGGCTGAGCTCAGCACCCTGTACCAGTGCATCCG GTTCCCAGTTGTTGCCATGGGGGTACTGAAGTGGGTTGATTGGACGGTCTCTGAGCCCCGCTACTTCCAGCTCCAGACAGACCACACCCCTGTCCACCTAGCACTTTTGGACGAG ATCAGCACCTGTCACCAGCTCCTGCACCCACAGGTCCTCCAGCTACTGATCAAGCTATTTGAGACAGAACACTCCCAGCTCGATGTCatggagcag ATGGAGCTGAAGAAAACCCTGTTGGATCGTATGGTCCACCTGCTGAGTCGAGGCTACGTGCTGCCTGTGGTCGGATACATCCGCAAGTGCCTGGAGAAGCTCAACACGGACATCTCTCTCATCCGCTACTTTGTAACAGAG GTGTTGGATGTGATTGCCCCTCCGTACACGTCAGACTTTGTCCAGCTGTTCCTGCCCATCCTGGAGAATGACAGCATCGCTGGCACCATCCGCACAGAGGGAGAACACGATCCTGTTGCTGAATTCATAG ctcaCTGCAAATCCAACTTCATCATGATGAACTGA